Proteins found in one Paenibacillus borealis genomic segment:
- the fabV gene encoding enoyl-ACP reductase FabV, which translates to MIIQPKTRGFICTTAHPEGCAGQIQEQIDYVRAQKKLSGPANVLVIGASTGYGLASRIAAAFGAGANTIGVFFDKAAEGARTASAGWYNSAAFEQEAAKLGLKSFSIVGDAFSDAIKTKTIDLIKAEFGTVDLVVYSVASPRRTHPVTGEVFSSVIKPVGEAYTNKTMNFHTGEVSTVTIEPATDDEVRQTIAVMGGEDWGMWINQLQGAGVLADGATTVAYSYIGPKITHPIYRDGTIGQAKNHLEQTAIALNEQLSATGGRAFVSVNKALVTQSSSAIPVVPLYISALYRVMKEKELHENCIQQMYRLFADHLYNGGEAAADGSHLIRIDDWEMREDVQIEVMRRWNELETDNVPELADLKGYQDDFFHLFGFRTEGVDYEAEAEPAVAIPNMV; encoded by the coding sequence ATGATTATTCAGCCAAAAACACGCGGATTTATCTGTACGACTGCTCACCCGGAGGGATGTGCCGGACAAATACAGGAACAGATTGACTATGTACGGGCACAAAAGAAACTTTCCGGTCCGGCCAACGTGCTGGTCATCGGCGCTTCTACCGGCTACGGGCTGGCTTCACGGATTGCGGCGGCATTTGGCGCAGGTGCCAATACCATCGGCGTATTCTTCGACAAAGCTGCTGAAGGTGCCCGCACGGCCTCCGCAGGCTGGTACAATTCCGCTGCTTTTGAGCAGGAAGCGGCCAAGCTGGGCCTGAAATCGTTCAGTATCGTCGGCGATGCCTTCTCGGATGCCATTAAGACCAAGACCATTGACCTCATCAAAGCTGAATTCGGCACCGTTGATCTCGTTGTGTACAGCGTAGCTTCCCCGCGCCGCACCCATCCGGTTACAGGAGAAGTGTTCTCTTCGGTGATTAAGCCAGTTGGGGAAGCTTACACGAACAAAACGATGAACTTCCACACCGGAGAAGTATCCACGGTTACTATTGAGCCGGCAACGGATGACGAGGTCCGCCAGACGATCGCTGTTATGGGCGGAGAAGACTGGGGCATGTGGATCAATCAGCTGCAGGGAGCCGGTGTGCTTGCAGATGGTGCAACAACTGTGGCCTATTCCTATATCGGACCCAAGATCACCCATCCCATCTATCGGGACGGAACCATCGGCCAGGCGAAGAACCATCTGGAACAGACGGCGATCGCGCTGAACGAACAGCTCTCTGCTACAGGTGGACGGGCCTTCGTCTCCGTGAACAAGGCTCTGGTTACCCAGTCCAGCTCCGCCATCCCGGTGGTGCCGCTGTACATTTCCGCACTCTATAGAGTAATGAAGGAAAAAGAACTGCACGAGAACTGCATTCAGCAGATGTACCGCCTGTTCGCAGACCACCTGTATAATGGCGGTGAAGCGGCAGCAGACGGCAGCCACCTGATCCGGATTGATGACTGGGAGATGCGCGAGGATGTGCAGATCGAGGTCATGAGACGCTGGAACGAGCTTGAAACGGATAATGTTCCTGAACTTGCAGATCTTAAGGGCTACCAGGATGATTTCTTCCATCTGTTCGGCTTCCGCACCGAAGGCGTGGATTACGAAGCCGAGGCTGAGCCTGCCGTCGCTATTCCCAATATGGTATAA
- a CDS encoding PadR family transcriptional regulator, whose protein sequence is MAANRSKTGYVLLGLLNEENLTGYEIKKIVDTRLSFFWSESFGQIYPELKRLAAEGLIAVCEEPVSAGGKNSKQSIKYQITASGRYELQEWLKTPVEKETVRYELLLKLYFSNSSSSETMLEHIREFEINHRRQQQMFDKFEAQLKQNLDVHSNHSRILMVLSFGQKLWESYADWCGQTIALLEQEIAEQGIPQNE, encoded by the coding sequence ATGGCTGCTAACAGGAGCAAGACGGGTTACGTGTTACTGGGACTATTAAACGAAGAGAATTTAACTGGCTATGAGATCAAAAAGATCGTAGATACCCGGCTTTCCTTCTTTTGGAGTGAGAGCTTTGGCCAGATCTATCCGGAGCTGAAGCGGCTGGCTGCGGAGGGCCTGATCGCCGTGTGTGAAGAACCTGTTTCTGCCGGGGGCAAGAACAGCAAACAAAGCATCAAGTATCAGATAACCGCATCCGGAAGGTATGAATTACAGGAATGGCTCAAGACACCGGTGGAAAAGGAAACCGTACGCTACGAGCTTCTGCTCAAGCTGTACTTCTCCAATTCATCCTCTTCCGAAACTATGCTGGAGCATATCCGGGAATTCGAAATCAACCATCGCAGGCAGCAGCAGATGTTCGACAAATTCGAGGCGCAGCTGAAGCAGAATCTGGATGTCCACAGCAATCACAGCCGCATCCTGATGGTTCTGTCCTTTGGCCAGAAGCTGTGGGAATCTTACGCCGACTGGTGCGGGCAGACCATAGCCTTGCTGGAGCAGGAAATCGCAGAACAGGGGATTCCGCAGAATGAATAA